The Methylomusa anaerophila genome has a segment encoding these proteins:
- a CDS encoding cytochrome ubiquinol oxidase subunit I, which translates to MSELLLARWQFGITSVYHFLFVPMTLGLTIFIAILETMYVRTGNELYKQQTKFWGKLFLINFIMGVVTGIVQEFHFGMNWSEYSRFMGDIFGAPLAMEALTAFYLESTFLGLWIFGWDRLPKALHALSIWMVAFASNLSAFWILVANSFMQSPVGYAINNGRAEMTNFAALLTNPYAWHQFAHVLFSGMVTAGVFVVAISAWQLLRQSYPDFFRTSMKFGLAWAVAGLLLVMGTGHLQAQFMGKAQPMKLAAAEALWETANPAPFGVAAVIDETKKTNPFEIKIPNALSLLMYNSPAGEVKGIKDIEKEYIAKYGPGNYVPPVTPVFWSFRIMIAAGGIMILMLLLAAYFAKKGTLATTPWLLKGLIWMLPLPYIANSTGWFLTETGRQPWIVFGLQRVDQAVSPAVGAGSIWISLIGFTLVYGLLAAAAVYLVQKFAKQGPVDTPLTPVQPITKGATLWN; encoded by the coding sequence ATGAGTGAGCTGTTGCTTGCCAGATGGCAATTTGGCATTACTTCTGTTTATCACTTTTTATTTGTGCCAATGACATTGGGATTGACTATTTTTATCGCCATTTTGGAAACTATGTATGTCCGGACAGGTAATGAATTGTACAAACAGCAGACCAAGTTTTGGGGAAAACTGTTCCTGATCAATTTCATCATGGGTGTTGTTACCGGTATTGTGCAGGAATTTCATTTTGGGATGAACTGGTCCGAATATTCCCGCTTCATGGGGGATATTTTCGGCGCGCCGCTGGCGATGGAAGCGCTCACGGCTTTTTATCTGGAGTCTACTTTCCTGGGGTTGTGGATATTCGGCTGGGACCGCTTGCCGAAGGCACTCCATGCCCTAAGCATATGGATGGTGGCTTTTGCCAGCAACCTGTCGGCTTTCTGGATTTTGGTGGCCAACTCCTTTATGCAGTCGCCGGTGGGATACGCCATCAATAACGGCCGGGCGGAAATGACAAACTTTGCGGCCCTGTTGACCAATCCGTATGCCTGGCATCAATTTGCCCACGTCCTATTTTCCGGCATGGTTACCGCCGGGGTATTTGTGGTGGCAATCAGCGCCTGGCAGCTCTTGCGGCAATCTTATCCGGACTTCTTCCGCACCTCAATGAAATTTGGCCTGGCCTGGGCTGTGGCGGGTTTGCTGCTGGTCATGGGAACCGGGCATTTGCAAGCTCAATTTATGGGCAAGGCTCAGCCGATGAAACTGGCGGCCGCGGAAGCTTTGTGGGAGACGGCCAACCCGGCGCCATTCGGGGTGGCTGCCGTGATTGACGAGACGAAAAAGACCAATCCTTTTGAAATTAAAATACCCAACGCGCTATCATTGTTGATGTATAATTCGCCGGCAGGTGAAGTAAAAGGAATCAAAGACATCGAAAAAGAATATATAGCTAAATATGGTCCCGGCAACTACGTTCCGCCGGTAACGCCGGTATTCTGGAGCTTTCGGATTATGATAGCTGCCGGGGGTATCATGATCCTAATGCTGCTGCTGGCGGCGTATTTCGCGAAAAAAGGCACTCTTGCCACAACGCCGTGGCTATTGAAAGGGCTTATATGGATGCTGCCGCTGCCGTATATTGCCAATTCAACCGGCTGGTTTTTGACGGAAACCGGACGGCAGCCGTGGATCGTATTCGGGCTGCAGCGGGTGGATCAGGCTGTTTCCCCGGCCGTGGGCGCCGGCAGCATTTGGATATCTCTTATCGGCTTTACGCTGGTTTACGGTCTGTTGGCGGCTGCAGCCGTTTATCTCGTGCAAAAATTTGCCAAACAAGGACCTGTTGATACTCCTCTGACTCCGGTACAACCTATTACAAAGGGGGCGACATTATGGAACTGA
- a CDS encoding Rrf2 family transcriptional regulator, protein MQLNQAADYAFRVVLHLSRLPPGRGVSFASPATDEKHEHGGIGK, encoded by the coding sequence GTGCAATTGAATCAGGCCGCCGATTATGCGTTCCGGGTGGTACTGCATTTGTCCAGGTTGCCGCCCGGCAGGGGTGTTTCCTTCGCTTCACCGGCGACGGACGAAAAACATGAACATGGAGGGATAGGAAAATGA
- a CDS encoding bifunctional metallophosphatase/5'-nucleotidase: MFIPKKQKVFSAFILSLIISFVLAFNGIAFAAVNGDTIALTVLTVNDFHGAIADKGTGKDPGAAKLAAFLKQEKAKDPTGTLLLSAGDMFQGSADSNLVYGKSIVEVMNSVGFDAMSLGNHEFDWGIDTLMKMKAQANFPWGAANIKSSNGQLPAFARPSVLTPVPYIFVTRENLKIGIIPLATPETAFKANPKIVGQYRFEEPSATVKDLAQKLRSKGAQVIIVLSHLGADQNSTTQQITGEAADLANKLPVGTVDAIVTGHTHTAVAGTVNNIPMVQALNNGQRVGKILLNYSKAQGKVISSTPTLMNLTTMTLTGDRTAQAIVDKYAAQIAPIKNTVLGSTKYDLTHDRYGSNVSLLGEWATDVMRAAVGADFAFQNGGGLRTTIYAGNVTVGNMYEVMPFDNTLNTMDMTGAQIIQVLDYGIKNTTIGMLQFSGANVVYDGSRPAGSRIVSVTMPDGSQINTAKKYKVVTNDFMATGGDGYTTFKQASNIVETGVPVRDTLSDAVKKAGQIAFTGDNRLTIK; this comes from the coding sequence ATGTTTATTCCAAAGAAGCAAAAAGTATTTTCAGCCTTTATTCTATCCCTAATCATCTCTTTTGTCTTAGCCTTTAACGGCATTGCTTTCGCAGCCGTTAACGGCGACACAATCGCCCTTACTGTCCTTACGGTCAACGACTTCCATGGCGCTATCGCCGACAAGGGCACAGGCAAGGATCCCGGCGCCGCCAAACTGGCCGCCTTCCTAAAACAAGAAAAAGCAAAAGATCCGACAGGTACTCTTCTCCTGTCGGCAGGCGACATGTTCCAGGGATCGGCTGATTCCAATCTTGTCTACGGAAAATCGATAGTCGAAGTCATGAACTCGGTCGGTTTCGATGCCATGTCCCTTGGCAATCACGAATTCGACTGGGGTATCGACACCTTGATGAAAATGAAAGCCCAGGCCAATTTCCCCTGGGGCGCAGCCAACATTAAGAGCAGTAACGGCCAATTGCCGGCTTTCGCCCGTCCGTCGGTGCTGACTCCTGTTCCCTACATTTTTGTTACCCGGGAAAACCTCAAAATCGGGATTATTCCGCTGGCAACGCCGGAAACAGCCTTTAAAGCCAATCCAAAAATCGTTGGCCAGTATAGATTCGAGGAGCCATCGGCAACCGTGAAAGATCTGGCCCAAAAGCTTAGGTCCAAAGGCGCGCAAGTAATCATCGTTTTGTCTCACCTGGGTGCAGATCAAAACTCGACTACCCAACAAATTACCGGTGAAGCTGCCGACCTGGCCAACAAATTGCCTGTCGGCACTGTTGACGCCATTGTTACCGGTCATACTCATACGGCTGTAGCCGGGACGGTAAACAATATTCCCATGGTCCAGGCCTTAAACAACGGCCAGCGTGTGGGCAAGATCCTGCTTAATTATTCAAAGGCGCAAGGAAAGGTAATTAGCTCAACCCCTACCCTCATGAACTTGACGACCATGACCTTAACCGGTGATAGGACTGCCCAGGCTATCGTCGACAAATACGCCGCGCAAATCGCTCCTATCAAGAACACTGTCCTCGGCTCAACAAAATATGACCTAACCCATGATAGATATGGCAGCAATGTATCCCTCCTTGGAGAATGGGCCACCGATGTTATGCGCGCCGCTGTTGGCGCTGACTTTGCTTTCCAAAACGGCGGCGGCCTGCGCACTACCATCTACGCCGGCAACGTCACCGTCGGCAACATGTATGAAGTCATGCCCTTCGACAATACCTTAAATACCATGGACATGACCGGCGCCCAAATCATCCAGGTGCTGGATTACGGCATCAAGAACACAACCATCGGCATGCTGCAGTTCTCCGGGGCCAATGTTGTATACGACGGCTCCCGCCCCGCCGGCTCAAGAATCGTATCGGTTACTATGCCTGACGGCAGCCAAATCAACACCGCCAAAAAATATAAAGTTGTAACCAACGATTTCATGGCCACCGGCGGCGACGGCTATACCACGTTTAAACAGGCATCGAACATTGTTGAAACCGGTGTTCCCGTGCGGGATACGCTGTCGGATGCCGTAAAAAAAGCAGGCCAAATCGCTTTCACCGGCGACAATCGCTTGACAATCAAATAA
- a CDS encoding sensor histidine kinase: MSAVTTFAPVDNIILYLGIAAVFEALAVYLLQFRKTPGAMMLVYCQLCKGIWIAAKVFCGMSPDLPTKLFWARFTEWMPLLLIYFWFEFIWEVSRPQEKFAAAVRYAIRGITAGLVLVIGFDSPLGWYYGPITLDGQLLTIAFGPAAWVTMVFCYALNLISLGLSVRWIYSTQGLRRQQAVVLAVTPLFNFIGHILSYTLNLQAVSPQIVGQLLSACYITWVFYRWRVYSILPLAQDAVTHDMIDGLVVVDEKGYIVDLNPAAQAILTGLPAVVGEPFQKVAAAWPALSGIGDGDRPETREASREYNTEHFFYQLRSLPLTTPQGNPLGKTILLKDITRQKQDEKKMLEAEKALSILTERERLGRELHDGHGQLWSYFQVQVEAVRSQLEKNNPVQAGMLLDKLANNMQGMHVDIRESITGLQLAGTAEQGIWQSLEEYLQWFKQNYEIAATLTISQEFIPGLLPPTTEVQLLRIIQEALTNIRKHANARQVSITITASGGRVDIEVVDDGSGFDMAAAMAKKGRFGLKIMQERADEIGATLRIKTKPKVGTWLSLQIPVTDGKEMVV; this comes from the coding sequence ATGTCGGCTGTTACTACCTTTGCGCCTGTTGATAATATCATCCTGTATTTAGGCATCGCCGCTGTTTTCGAGGCTTTAGCCGTCTACCTCCTCCAGTTCCGCAAGACACCGGGCGCCATGATGCTGGTATATTGCCAGCTCTGCAAAGGTATCTGGATTGCGGCCAAAGTTTTCTGCGGTATGAGTCCCGACTTGCCTACAAAATTGTTCTGGGCCAGATTTACCGAATGGATGCCGCTGCTGCTTATCTATTTCTGGTTTGAGTTTATCTGGGAAGTCAGCCGGCCGCAGGAAAAATTCGCCGCGGCGGTGCGGTATGCCATCCGGGGAATAACTGCCGGCCTGGTGCTGGTGATCGGCTTTGACAGTCCGCTTGGTTGGTATTACGGACCTATAACCTTGGACGGTCAGTTGCTGACCATCGCGTTCGGACCGGCGGCCTGGGTGACTATGGTGTTTTGTTATGCCCTGAATCTGATCTCTCTTGGCCTATCGGTCCGCTGGATATACTCTACCCAAGGTCTCCGGCGTCAGCAGGCCGTTGTGCTTGCGGTGACGCCGCTATTCAATTTTATCGGCCACATTCTGAGCTATACCCTGAACCTGCAGGCGGTATCGCCGCAAATCGTCGGGCAGCTATTGTCGGCTTGTTACATAACCTGGGTCTTTTACCGCTGGCGGGTATACAGCATCCTGCCGCTGGCACAGGATGCCGTTACCCACGATATGATCGACGGCCTGGTGGTTGTGGATGAAAAAGGCTACATTGTCGACCTAAATCCGGCAGCGCAAGCCATCCTTACCGGCCTGCCGGCAGTTGTGGGCGAACCCTTTCAAAAAGTCGCCGCCGCCTGGCCGGCACTCTCTGGCATTGGTGACGGCGACCGGCCGGAAACACGCGAGGCATCCCGCGAATATAACACTGAGCACTTTTTTTATCAGCTACGGTCCCTGCCGCTCACAACGCCGCAGGGCAATCCACTCGGCAAAACCATCCTCTTGAAAGACATCACCAGACAAAAACAAGACGAAAAGAAAATGCTGGAAGCGGAAAAGGCCCTGTCCATCCTCACCGAGCGGGAACGGCTGGGCCGGGAACTGCACGACGGTCATGGCCAGCTATGGAGTTATTTCCAGGTGCAGGTGGAAGCCGTCCGGTCGCAGCTGGAAAAAAATAACCCCGTTCAGGCTGGAATGCTCCTGGATAAACTAGCCAATAACATGCAGGGCATGCATGTCGATATCAGGGAATCCATCACCGGCCTGCAGCTTGCAGGTACTGCCGAACAAGGCATCTGGCAGTCACTGGAGGAATACCTGCAGTGGTTTAAACAAAACTATGAAATTGCCGCCACCCTCACCATCAGCCAGGAGTTTATCCCCGGGCTGCTGCCGCCGACCACCGAAGTGCAGCTCTTGCGCATTATTCAGGAAGCACTGACCAATATCCGCAAACACGCCAACGCCCGCCAGGTCAGCATCACGATTACGGCGAGCGGCGGCCGGGTGGATATCGAGGTAGTAGATGACGGCAGCGGCTTTGACATGGCGGCGGCAATGGCGAAAAAGGGCCGCTTTGGCCTGAAAATCATGCAGGAGCGGGCCGATGAGATCGGCGCCACACTCCGCATCAAGACCAAACCGAAGGTCGGAACCTGGCTCAGCTTGCAAATCCCGGTGACAGACGGAAAGGAAATGGTGGTATGA
- a CDS encoding response regulator, producing MRILLVDDHPLFMDGLKDLLTANDIEVTGTATNIRDAVLKARATRPDVILMDVQMPGGDGIEAARLVKAEFPEIRIVMLTVSQNDKHLFEAIKAGASGYLLKGLPKEQFLALLTGLSQGESPLSPGLAAKVLTEFARLHQERDLADRAADKTSLLSSQQVEILKLVAQGLTYKKIGGIVYLSEATVKYHMGEIMNRLHLENRSQVIAFAAELGLAAKRKK from the coding sequence ATGAGAATACTGTTAGTGGACGATCACCCCTTGTTTATGGATGGACTAAAAGATCTCCTGACCGCCAATGATATCGAGGTGACAGGCACGGCGACCAATATCCGGGACGCCGTCCTTAAGGCCAGGGCCACGCGGCCCGATGTCATTCTGATGGATGTACAGATGCCGGGCGGCGACGGAATTGAGGCTGCCCGGCTCGTTAAAGCCGAATTCCCGGAAATCAGAATCGTCATGCTCACCGTGTCACAGAATGACAAGCATTTATTCGAGGCGATTAAAGCCGGTGCCTCAGGCTATCTGTTAAAAGGCCTGCCCAAAGAACAATTCCTGGCCCTGCTGACCGGCTTAAGTCAGGGCGAGTCTCCTCTTTCCCCCGGTCTGGCGGCCAAGGTACTCACGGAATTCGCCCGGCTGCACCAAGAACGGGATCTGGCGGATAGGGCCGCCGACAAGACCTCGTTATTGAGTTCCCAGCAAGTTGAAATCTTAAAGCTGGTGGCGCAGGGATTAACCTATAAGAAAATTGGCGGCATCGTCTATCTCAGCGAGGCTACCGTCAAATACCATATGGGAGAAATCATGAACCGTCTGCACCTGGAAAATCGCAGTCAGGTCATCGCCTTTGCCGCCGAACTGGGGCTGGCCGCCAAGAGAAAAAAATAA